From Clostridia bacterium, the proteins below share one genomic window:
- a CDS encoding DNA-deoxyinosine glycosylase, producing the protein MFKRKKEKVIHEIAPVYDENSAVLVLGTIPSPLSRETGFYYGNPNNRFWSVLAAVFGEETPETVADKKALLLHNRVALWDVCASCEIDGAADASICEVIPNDVGGLIAKLNIRRVFFNGAKAEELFARFAFPLTGVGFTRLPSTSPANASWDLPRLVEEWSALRAACE; encoded by the coding sequence ATGTTTAAGAGGAAAAAGGAAAAAGTCATTCATGAGATCGCGCCGGTTTATGACGAAAACAGCGCCGTGCTGGTGCTCGGCACGATACCGTCGCCGCTCTCGCGCGAGACGGGCTTCTATTACGGCAACCCGAACAACCGCTTCTGGAGCGTGCTCGCCGCGGTTTTCGGCGAGGAAACGCCGGAGACGGTCGCGGATAAGAAGGCGCTCCTGCTGCACAACCGCGTCGCGCTCTGGGACGTCTGCGCCTCCTGCGAGATAGATGGCGCCGCCGACGCGAGCATCTGCGAAGTCATACCCAACGACGTCGGTGGGCTTATCGCGAAGCTGAATATCAGGCGCGTCTTCTTCAACGGCGCGAAGGCGGAGGAGCTTTTCGCGCGCTTCGCGTTTCCGCTGACGGGCGTCGGGTTTACGCGCCTGCCGTCTACCAGCCCCGCGAACGCGTCGTGGGACCTGCCGCGCCTCGTCGAAGAGTGGAGCGCGCTCCGCGCCGCCTGTGAATAA
- a CDS encoding DUF1624 domain-containing protein, whose product MENGIFFKRADPSRIALYDTLRGFMMILVIIFHTAFDLYWVFGKDFGFLHIVDAPFVLFLRDFFAVCFIILSGICTNYSRNPLRRGIIVFLFGLIVTLFSALVTPDMTVRYGILSLIGASMIVVALMRPFHAQVHPLFGAAVGMAAFFATVFVFPVEVEIKHLYFLGFITRDFASGDFYPMIPYYFAFLAGHFFGRWLKEKEYDLKYGGLDIKPLSFIGRNSVYFYLLHQPVVYGVCWLLFTKMGL is encoded by the coding sequence ATGGAAAACGGCATCTTTTTCAAGCGCGCCGACCCTTCGCGCATCGCGCTTTACGATACGCTGCGCGGCTTTATGATGATACTCGTCATCATATTCCACACCGCGTTCGATCTCTACTGGGTGTTCGGCAAGGACTTCGGCTTCTTGCATATAGTGGACGCGCCGTTCGTGCTTTTCCTGCGCGATTTCTTCGCCGTCTGCTTTATAATACTGTCCGGGATATGCACGAACTATTCGCGCAATCCGCTGCGCAGGGGAATCATAGTCTTTCTGTTCGGGCTGATCGTGACGCTCTTTTCGGCGCTCGTGACGCCGGATATGACGGTGCGCTACGGGATATTGAGCTTAATCGGCGCTTCGATGATCGTCGTCGCGCTGATGCGGCCGTTCCACGCGCAGGTGCATCCGCTTTTCGGCGCGGCGGTGGGGATGGCGGCCTTCTTCGCGACGGTGTTCGTCTTCCCGGTCGAGGTGGAGATAAAGCACCTGTATTTCCTCGGATTCATCACTCGGGATTTTGCCTCGGGCGACTTCTACCCGATGATACCGTACTACTTCGCCTTCCTCGCCGGGCACTTCTTCGGCAGGTGGCTGAAGGAGAAGGAGTACGACCTGAAATACGGCGGGCTGGATATAAAACCGCTGTCGTTCATCGGGCGCAACAGCGTGTATTTCTACCTGCTTCACCAGCCGGTCGTCTACGGCGTCTGCTGGCTGCTTTTCACGAAAATGGGGTTGTAG